The Nitrosomonas sp. PY1 genomic sequence AATTGAAATTTGGCATTTTTTACGAAGACGTGGACGACACATCACCTTCGGCGGAGCGTTTCACAACTGAAAACCCAAAGCGGGAGCTTGCATCGCGGTTGCTCCAACGTTTTGAATCCGTTAATGCAATGGCAAGCGATCCTATCAATCGTTGTCAATTGATGAACTGTATCCGCCCAGATCAGCCACTTTGGATACAAAAAGCAGATCGGGCGTTGTCTACCATTGCAGCCCGCCCGGCAGCCGACCTGGCTGGCATAAACCAATTACCGGAAGTAACATTCGTGCGAGTCAAACATGATCAAGACAAGCGTACGGTCTATACGTTGTTGCGGGATCGTGCGCACAGCAACGTTGCATTTATGCTGGGCGAGGAATTGAGATACCAACCTGAAAAAGATCGTCTAACAATATACCCCGGCATTATCGGCAGCTACCCGAATTTCATTTTTGATGTACCTGACTCGGATATCGAAGAATTTACATTACTACTTGGTGCAGCCAAAAAAGAGAAACACTTCGAACATATTGTGAGCACATGGGGAGTACGGCGCACGCATCCGCAATTCTGGGAAATTTTGCATGATGTCACCGACTGGCAAAAAGAGCGCGAGCCTCATATAGCAGGTATTTTTGATATCAATCGCTATGAAAATTTTTAAATCGGAAAAGCAAATAATGTGCTAAGTACCTTCAATGTTTACTGTTATCCAGAGTGATCATTATCTCGGATCACCCCTTTTCTGATATCAGCTACAACTTGACTGCACGCAACCGCAATGCATTCCCGATTACACTGACCGAAGAAAGCGCCATTGCCGCCGCAGCAAAAATCGGCGACAACAAGATACCGAAGAATGGATACAGTACCCCGGCCGCGATCGGTATACCAGCAGCATTGTAGATAAAAGCGAAAAACAGGTTTTGGCGAATATTACGCATGGTTGCTTCGGATAAGCGTCGTGCTCGAACAATACCCAGCAGATCACCGCGAAGCAAGGTTACACCCGCGCTTTCAATCGCAACATCGGTACCCGTACCCATGGCAATACCAACGTCAGCGGTAGCCAAAGCCGGAGCATCGTTGACGCCATCCCCTGCCATGGCGACTACTCGTCCTTGCTCGCGCAACCGTTTTACAATCGCCGCTTTCTGGTCGGGTAACACTTCCGCTTCCACTTCATCGATACCCAGTTGCCGAGCGACTGCTTCAGCCGTAATACGGTTGTCTCCGGTCAGCATGACAATACGGATGCCATCGGCATGCAAAGCATCGATAGCGGCGGGTGTCGATTCCTTTACCGGGTCGGCGATGGCGACAATACCGGCAATCGCTCCATCGATTGCCACGAAGATCACTGTTGCTCCATTCTGACGCAGCTCATCGGCTTGCGTTTCCAGCACCTGGGTATCGATATCCAGTTCTGCAAGAAACTTGGTGTTGCCCAAAACAATCCGATGACCATCGACATTGCCGAGTACGCCTTTGCCAGTGGGTGAGTCAAAATCGGTTGCCTTAGTCAACCCAATCGAGCGCTCTTTGGCTGCGGCTACGATAGCGGCAGCCAAAGGATGCTCGCTTCCTTGTTCCAAACTGGCCGTGAGGCGCAATAACTCAGCTTCGTCGATCTCGCTGGCAGTATGAATTTCCGTAACGCGAGGTTTGCCTTCGGTCAATGTACCGGTCTTATCAATCACGATCGTATCGATCTTTTCCATACGCTCCAATGCTTCGGCATTTTTGATCAAAATACCCTCGGTCGCGCCCCGTCCGACGCCAACCATGATTGACATCGGCGTCGCCAGACCCAGCGCGCATGGACAAGCAATGATTAGCACGCTAACGGCTACGATCAAGGCATAACCCATAGCTGGCGGTGGTCCCCAAACAGACCAGATGGCAAAGGCAAGCACGGCGACCAGAATGACTATCGGTACAAACCAGCCGGCCACGATGTCTGCCAGGCGCTGAATCGGTGCACGTGAACGCTGTGCTTCCGATACCATGCGAACGATCTGCGCCAGCATGGTATCACGCCCAACTTTTTCTGCACCCATGACAAAGCTACCCTGACCGTTGATGGTACCGCCAATCACCTGGTCTCCGGGTTGCTTGCGAATCGGCATGGATTCCCCAGTCACCATCGACTCATCGATATTCGAATTGCCTTCGATTACTTTACCATCGACGGGCACCCGGTCGCCGGGACGAACTCTCAAGCGATCGCCCGCTACTACCTGATCCAGATTAATCTCCTCTTCCCTATCGGCATCGACAAGGCGGCGGGCAGTCGTCGGTGACAAATTAAGCAAGGCTTTGATCGCGCCAGAAGTACGCTCGCGCGCACGTAATTCCAGCACCTGACCCAATAACACCAGCACAGTGATAACCGCTGCGGCTTCGAAATAAACTGCGACCGACCCATCGCTGCTGCGAAAAACATCAGGAAAGAGATCAGGCGCAACGGTCGCAATAATGCTATAGATCCATGCCACGCCGGTTCCCATCGCAATCAATGTGAACATATTCAGCGCGCGATTCTTGATCGATTGCCACCCACGCACGAAGAACGGCCATCCTGCCCACAGGACAACCGGTGTCGCCAATGACAGTTGTATCCAATTGGAAGTCTGCGTGGATATTAGGTGCGTAAGTCCGATTAAATGACCGCCCATTTCCAAAATAAAAACCGGCATAGCTAGCACTAGGCCAATCCAGAAACGACGAGTCATATCGGCGAGTTCCGGACTAGGCACATCATCAAGCGACACTTCCGCTGGTTCCAATGCCATGCCGCAAATCGGACAACTTCCCATACCGATCTGCCGAACTTGTGGATGCATCGGACAAGTATAGATAGCGTCGGATGGGGAATCATCGATTGAAGTCTTTCCTGACAAATAGGTAGCGGGTGCAGCCACGAATTTATCGTGACAATGGGCAGAACAGAAATAGTAACTCTGTTCATCATGCTCAGCGCGATGCTTCGCTGTATGTGAATCCACCGACATA encodes the following:
- a CDS encoding heavy metal translocating P-type ATPase; this translates as MAHEHHEHKQHDHNHHHHANHRAIAIDPVCGMSVDSHTAKHRAEHDEQSYYFCSAHCHDKFVAAPATYLSGKTSIDDSPSDAIYTCPMHPQVRQIGMGSCPICGMALEPAEVSLDDVPSPELADMTRRFWIGLVLAMPVFILEMGGHLIGLTHLISTQTSNWIQLSLATPVVLWAGWPFFVRGWQSIKNRALNMFTLIAMGTGVAWIYSIIATVAPDLFPDVFRSSDGSVAVYFEAAAVITVLVLLGQVLELRARERTSGAIKALLNLSPTTARRLVDADREEEINLDQVVAGDRLRVRPGDRVPVDGKVIEGNSNIDESMVTGESMPIRKQPGDQVIGGTINGQGSFVMGAEKVGRDTMLAQIVRMVSEAQRSRAPIQRLADIVAGWFVPIVILVAVLAFAIWSVWGPPPAMGYALIVAVSVLIIACPCALGLATPMSIMVGVGRGATEGILIKNAEALERMEKIDTIVIDKTGTLTEGKPRVTEIHTASEIDEAELLRLTASLEQGSEHPLAAAIVAAAKERSIGLTKATDFDSPTGKGVLGNVDGHRIVLGNTKFLAELDIDTQVLETQADELRQNGATVIFVAIDGAIAGIVAIADPVKESTPAAIDALHADGIRIVMLTGDNRITAEAVARQLGIDEVEAEVLPDQKAAIVKRLREQGRVVAMAGDGVNDAPALATADVGIAMGTGTDVAIESAGVTLLRGDLLGIVRARRLSEATMRNIRQNLFFAFIYNAAGIPIAAGVLYPFFGILLSPIFAAAAMALSSVSVIGNALRLRAVKL